A genomic region of Planococcus kocurii contains the following coding sequences:
- a CDS encoding AAA family ATPase has translation MRPLKLKMTAFGPYKNTEEIDFADLQGNQLFVISGSTGSGKTTIFDGICFALYGSASGSDRSESRILRSDFADDTTHTCIEMEFEIHGKIYRILRQMGHVKKGNKSATGERYEFFERIDGVEKPCVERQIVSEINRRVEEIIGLTQNQFSQIVMLPQGEFRKLLTSETDNKEEILRKIFKTEPYKLISERLKQKKDAAVKVFEREQHDLNIHLQRITSSLPKRDSELFDVLNREHKNVHQVLSGLEKETSFYKEKINADEQHYQSVYKQHGDKMNAYHEAKMWNDRFEELNTKKVQLEQLQQQQAEYTEKEATLQSAERASYIAGIENLFHELSADETKKKVELVDSISQQEQAQQTKLSAEKQFIAQQELQGERDKLREQISDLEKLWPAIQELEKKKGNLVSLEKELQQSELHLKHAEKEFTVQKNEKQDLDEKITKLEVSLETADETQQQLMAVTEKAKLTAEFILLKQQKQQQQVVQEAKKTDFEQVELSYRQLESRWFTNQAHILAAQLHDGEACPVCGSLDHPGTDLKTEEQPVSKEQVEMAKFDFDLVDTEYRNGSAKLFTLQEQLENKQIELTNVNLNAQQAEEQSRQLEQTKRQLTEQMTEQQAAKLDVRKWKEQLANCSRKIEELERNNRGLVEEVQKKQSSYFAAKAVFENELAAVPENLRELSVLKQQLQQVSSRKQQLEQSWTSAQEQFQKSKEKLASTLVSVNHAKDVAEEIAQKREKAQQQFTEALTKSSFDSEAAYQQAKISDTAFTTLKKEILEFNQTRHTLSQQVNELNEKLATQSFKDLSQAQEELVELKDAYEQALAERNRSRDFEKIGSELIERIHGVIESALVAEQNLNRIADLHDMIRGQNGLKISFERYLQIEYLEQIILSANERLKNLSNGQFHLIRSDRQESRGKQSGLGLDVYDAYTGQTRDVKTMSGGEKFNASLCLALGMADVIQSFQGNVSIDTMFIDEGFGSLDEESLNKSIETLIDLQKSGRMIGVISHVQELKAAIPAILEVKKSKEGHSRTKFLIK, from the coding sequence ATGAGACCTTTAAAGCTAAAAATGACGGCATTCGGTCCTTATAAAAATACAGAAGAAATTGATTTTGCTGATTTGCAGGGCAATCAGCTATTCGTCATTTCAGGTAGCACAGGTTCAGGCAAGACGACCATTTTTGATGGCATTTGTTTTGCTTTATACGGTTCTGCTAGTGGTTCGGACCGCAGCGAGTCACGCATATTAAGAAGTGATTTTGCAGATGACACGACCCACACTTGTATTGAAATGGAATTTGAAATACACGGCAAAATCTATCGTATTTTGCGTCAAATGGGTCACGTGAAAAAAGGCAATAAAAGCGCAACGGGCGAACGTTATGAATTCTTTGAACGCATTGACGGAGTTGAAAAGCCTTGTGTTGAGCGGCAAATTGTTTCGGAAATAAATCGACGTGTTGAGGAAATTATTGGACTGACACAAAATCAATTTAGTCAAATTGTTATGTTGCCACAAGGTGAATTTCGTAAATTACTAACTTCTGAAACAGATAATAAAGAAGAGATTTTACGTAAAATATTCAAGACAGAGCCATATAAATTGATCAGTGAACGGCTCAAACAAAAAAAAGATGCCGCTGTTAAAGTTTTCGAACGGGAGCAACATGACTTGAATATCCATCTCCAACGCATCACGTCGTCATTGCCAAAACGAGATTCTGAACTGTTCGACGTATTAAATCGAGAACACAAGAATGTTCATCAAGTGTTGTCAGGACTGGAGAAAGAAACTAGCTTTTATAAAGAAAAAATCAATGCGGATGAACAGCATTATCAAAGTGTCTATAAACAGCATGGTGACAAAATGAATGCTTACCACGAGGCAAAAATGTGGAATGATCGCTTTGAAGAACTGAATACGAAAAAAGTACAGCTTGAGCAGCTGCAACAGCAGCAAGCAGAATATACAGAAAAAGAAGCAACTTTACAATCGGCCGAACGTGCCAGTTATATTGCAGGCATTGAAAACTTGTTTCATGAATTAAGTGCTGATGAAACGAAGAAAAAAGTAGAGTTAGTAGATTCAATCAGCCAGCAAGAACAGGCACAACAAACAAAGCTTTCTGCTGAAAAGCAGTTTATTGCACAACAAGAACTTCAAGGTGAACGGGACAAGCTACGTGAGCAAATTAGTGATTTGGAAAAACTATGGCCGGCCATTCAAGAGCTAGAAAAGAAAAAAGGAAACCTAGTCAGCCTTGAGAAAGAATTACAGCAGTCAGAACTCCATTTAAAGCACGCTGAAAAAGAGTTCACTGTTCAGAAAAACGAAAAGCAAGACTTAGATGAAAAAATTACTAAATTAGAAGTTTCTCTGGAAACAGCTGATGAAACGCAGCAACAGCTAATGGCAGTCACGGAGAAGGCTAAGTTAACGGCTGAGTTCATTTTACTGAAACAGCAAAAACAGCAGCAGCAAGTTGTTCAAGAAGCGAAAAAGACAGACTTTGAACAAGTAGAGCTTTCTTACCGCCAACTAGAATCGCGATGGTTTACCAATCAAGCGCATATTTTAGCTGCTCAATTGCATGACGGAGAGGCTTGTCCTGTTTGTGGAAGTTTAGACCATCCGGGTACGGACTTGAAAACAGAAGAACAACCTGTATCCAAAGAACAAGTGGAGATGGCAAAATTCGATTTTGACTTAGTGGATACGGAATACCGCAATGGATCAGCAAAATTGTTTACTTTGCAAGAGCAACTGGAAAATAAACAGATAGAACTCACAAACGTAAATCTGAATGCCCAGCAGGCTGAAGAGCAGTCGCGTCAGTTAGAACAAACAAAGCGTCAGTTAACAGAGCAAATGACAGAGCAGCAGGCCGCCAAACTAGATGTGCGGAAGTGGAAAGAACAACTGGCTAATTGTTCCCGTAAAATAGAAGAACTGGAGCGGAATAACCGTGGATTGGTTGAAGAGGTGCAGAAAAAGCAATCTTCTTATTTTGCAGCTAAAGCTGTTTTTGAAAACGAACTGGCTGCGGTTCCAGAAAATTTACGAGAGCTCTCTGTTTTGAAACAGCAGTTGCAGCAAGTTTCTTCACGCAAGCAGCAGTTGGAACAAAGCTGGACTAGCGCTCAAGAGCAGTTCCAAAAGTCGAAAGAAAAACTAGCTAGTACGTTGGTTTCCGTCAACCACGCTAAAGACGTAGCAGAAGAAATAGCGCAAAAAAGAGAGAAAGCGCAACAACAGTTTACGGAAGCTTTAACGAAATCATCCTTTGATTCGGAAGCAGCGTATCAGCAGGCAAAAATATCAGACACCGCATTTACAACATTGAAAAAAGAGATTCTTGAATTCAATCAAACCCGTCATACTTTATCGCAACAAGTGAACGAGCTTAACGAAAAGCTTGCGACTCAGAGTTTCAAAGATTTGAGTCAAGCGCAGGAAGAGTTGGTTGAACTGAAAGATGCGTACGAGCAAGCACTTGCAGAACGCAATCGATCACGCGATTTCGAAAAAATTGGGTCAGAGTTAATCGAGCGTATTCATGGGGTGATTGAAAGTGCACTTGTAGCCGAACAGAATTTGAATCGAATTGCTGATTTGCATGACATGATTCGCGGACAGAACGGCTTAAAGATTTCATTTGAACGTTATTTGCAAATCGAATATTTGGAGCAAATTATCTTGTCGGCCAACGAACGGCTGAAAAATTTATCCAATGGTCAATTTCATTTGATTCGCAGTGACCGTCAAGAATCCCGTGGCAAACAAAGTGGATTGGGTCTAGACGTTTACGATGCTTACACGGGACAGACGCGTGATGTGAAAACCATGTCGGGTGGGGAAAAATTCAACGCCTCATTATGTTTAGCACTCGGAATGGCGGACGTCATTCAAAGTTTCCAAGGCAATGTCTCAATTGACACAATGTTTATCGACGAAGGCTTTGGTTCACTCGATGAAGAATCGCTTAATAAATCAATTGAAACCTTGATTGACTTGCAAAAATCAGGACGAATGATTGGTGTTATCTCACATGTTCAAGAACTGAAAGCTGCGATTCCGGCTATACTGGAAGTCAAAAAATCAAAAGAAGGGCATAGCCGCACAAAATTTCTTATCAAATAA
- a CDS encoding exonuclease SbcCD subunit D, which produces MKFFHTADWHLGKLVQGIYMTEEQQFVLEQFIDAIKKEQPDAIIIAGDLYDRAVPPTDAVNLLDELLAEIVLELKTPVLAVGGNHDSPGRLNFGSRLMKMNEIHLAGHVHKNHQATVLNDQFGEVHFHLVPYADPSMVRYEFEDDTIRTHNDAMKAITENIKATYDSQARHVFVGHAFVTPHGEQEENTSDSERPLSIGGAEHVDARHFEGFHYTALGHLHKAHYVLNDTIRYSGSPLKYSISEEHHKKGFHVVELDGQGEVSVAKRLFNPRRDMRTVEGTIDEILHHEMSEDFVFVTLLDDAPVLFPMEKVRSVYPNAMHVERKNFSGSLLQSDTESRRKMDSLSLFHNFYEEVKGEKAKAETIDIFKEVLQEFLHEEPAKIEEVKP; this is translated from the coding sequence ATGAAGTTTTTTCACACTGCCGATTGGCATTTAGGAAAGTTAGTGCAGGGAATTTACATGACAGAAGAACAGCAGTTTGTGCTGGAGCAATTCATAGATGCTATAAAAAAAGAGCAACCTGACGCTATTATTATTGCGGGAGATCTTTATGATCGTGCGGTTCCGCCAACTGATGCTGTTAATTTACTAGATGAACTACTGGCGGAAATTGTGTTGGAACTAAAGACACCCGTTTTGGCAGTAGGCGGCAACCATGACAGTCCAGGAAGATTGAATTTTGGTAGCCGATTGATGAAGATGAACGAAATTCATCTCGCTGGCCATGTCCACAAAAATCATCAAGCCACTGTCTTGAACGACCAGTTTGGAGAAGTTCATTTTCATTTAGTGCCTTATGCAGATCCCTCTATGGTCCGCTACGAGTTTGAAGATGATACCATCCGTACGCATAATGACGCGATGAAGGCTATTACAGAAAATATTAAAGCTACATACGATTCGCAAGCTCGGCATGTGTTTGTGGGGCATGCATTTGTGACGCCTCATGGTGAACAAGAAGAAAACACCAGTGACTCTGAACGACCGCTATCAATTGGCGGGGCGGAGCATGTAGATGCAAGACATTTTGAAGGATTCCATTACACAGCGCTTGGTCATCTTCATAAAGCACATTATGTGCTGAATGACACCATTCGTTACTCAGGATCCCCTTTAAAATATTCGATTTCAGAAGAGCATCATAAAAAAGGTTTCCATGTTGTTGAACTGGATGGACAAGGCGAAGTGTCAGTAGCTAAGCGGTTATTTAATCCAAGACGTGATATGCGTACGGTTGAAGGCACTATTGATGAAATTTTGCACCATGAAATGAGCGAGGATTTTGTTTTCGTGACTTTATTGGACGATGCGCCTGTATTATTTCCGATGGAAAAAGTACGTTCCGTGTATCCGAATGCTATGCATGTGGAACGAAAGAATTTTTCTGGGAGTCTGTTACAAAGTGATACAGAATCGCGCCGAAAGATGGATTCATTGTCTTTGTTCCATAATTTTTACGAGGAAGTAAAAGGCGAAAAAGCGAAAGCTGAAACGATTGATATTTTTAAAGAGGTATTGCAAGAGTTTCTGCATGAAGAACCTGCCAAAATAGAAGAGGTGAAGCCATGA
- a CDS encoding YtoQ family protein — protein sequence MRITVYLAGEIHSAWREEIKKKAATLDLPIDFVGPMELHERSDNIGEAILGEQPNAVAKDHAASSFNNLRTSVLMHKADLVIALFGEQYKQWNTAMDASTALASGKPVILIRPEKLHHPLKELSRKAHATVETCDQAIKALTYILE from the coding sequence ATGAGAATAACTGTTTATCTTGCTGGAGAAATTCATAGCGCTTGGCGCGAGGAAATCAAAAAAAAGGCAGCTACGTTGGATTTGCCAATTGATTTTGTAGGTCCAATGGAACTTCATGAACGTTCGGATAATATTGGCGAGGCTATTCTTGGCGAACAGCCTAACGCTGTCGCCAAAGACCACGCTGCTTCTAGCTTTAATAACTTGCGCACGAGTGTCTTGATGCACAAAGCCGATTTGGTCATTGCACTTTTCGGTGAACAGTACAAACAATGGAATACAGCAATGGATGCCAGTACAGCACTTGCTTCGGGCAAGCCAGTCATTCTCATTCGTCCAGAAAAATTACACCATCCATTAAAAGAGTTGTCACGAAAAGCACATGCCACGGTTGAAACCTGTGACCAGGCAATTAAGGCGTTAACGTATATTCTTGAATAA
- a CDS encoding DUF4870 domain-containing protein: protein MENTGLKILVHASAFFAPFLVPVIVFLISQDKEVKKLSIQALLFQLVLGVLISISIFLIVFLIGIPMLIVFGLMGIIIPIMGILKALNNEYFDYPIVGSWYR, encoded by the coding sequence ATGGAGAACACAGGATTAAAAATACTTGTCCATGCTAGTGCGTTTTTTGCACCATTTCTCGTTCCTGTAATTGTTTTTCTCATTTCACAAGACAAAGAAGTGAAGAAGTTGTCTATTCAGGCACTGCTATTTCAACTCGTTTTAGGTGTACTGATTTCCATCTCGATTTTTTTGATTGTTTTCTTGATCGGCATTCCAATGCTAATTGTTTTTGGACTGATGGGCATCATCATTCCAATCATGGGAATTCTCAAAGCGCTCAACAACGAGTATTTCGACTACCCGATAGTCGGAAGTTGGTATCGATAA